One Tepidimicrobium xylanilyticum DNA segment encodes these proteins:
- a CDS encoding ABC transporter ATP-binding protein: MKAFKPLEDFFIQNKWYYIFGIIWLLIIDAIQLIVPQILRTATNLLQEGKLTFSGILKYGLYIILTGLGIAIGRYFWRNYIIGTSRKLEYHLRKKLFGHLLTLSPNFFHTQKTGDLMAHATNDINAIRHALGMGIIMFVDSIFITILAIVMMIRTTNLRLTIIALFTLPFITIMVRRFGKVIHNRFRTVQEAFSQLTDVTQESFAGIRVIKSFVQEDLVIENFNKVNENNLEKNLKLVKISGVFHPLINFISSISFFIIIIYGGRLVILDIISLGDFIAFNNYLNLLVWPMMAMGWVINLLQRGIASMERINALLEEKPEIVDSDNAIELNSMKGKIEFKNVSFKYPTKENYALEDINFTIEEGQTLAIVGKTGSGKTTIVNLLLRLYDIKEGSILIDDVNIKNIDLKSLRENISYVPQDNFLFSTSIRENIGFAFDEPIDDETMIQSSKLAQVYDNIIAFPNKFETVLGERGVTLSGGQKQRVSIARALAKDSPVLILDDSLSAVDTETEEKILNGLKNIVKRKTTIIISHRISTVKDADHIIVLDEGRIVERGTHESLLELNGLYRYLYEKQLLEEKIS; the protein is encoded by the coding sequence ATGAAAGCTTTTAAACCTTTAGAGGATTTCTTTATACAGAATAAGTGGTATTATATCTTCGGTATAATATGGCTTCTTATTATCGATGCTATACAGCTTATAGTTCCTCAAATACTTAGAACTGCCACAAACCTCCTTCAAGAAGGAAAGTTAACCTTTAGTGGCATATTAAAATACGGATTATATATCATATTGACCGGATTAGGTATTGCTATAGGTAGGTACTTCTGGCGAAACTATATTATTGGAACTTCGAGAAAACTAGAATACCATTTAAGGAAAAAACTATTTGGTCATTTATTGACTTTATCTCCCAACTTCTTTCACACACAAAAAACAGGAGATCTTATGGCCCATGCCACCAATGACATAAACGCTATCCGGCATGCTTTGGGAATGGGTATAATCATGTTTGTAGATTCTATTTTTATAACCATTTTAGCTATAGTTATGATGATTAGAACTACCAACTTAAGGTTAACCATAATAGCTCTGTTTACTCTACCTTTTATCACCATAATGGTAAGAAGATTCGGAAAAGTAATACACAATAGATTTCGTACAGTTCAGGAAGCTTTCTCACAATTAACGGATGTAACTCAAGAAAGTTTTGCGGGAATTCGCGTTATAAAATCCTTTGTACAGGAAGATTTAGTTATAGAGAACTTTAACAAAGTAAATGAAAATAATTTAGAAAAAAATCTGAAATTAGTAAAAATTTCAGGTGTTTTTCACCCTTTAATCAACTTTATCTCATCTATCAGTTTCTTTATAATAATAATTTATGGAGGCAGATTGGTAATATTGGATATTATCTCATTAGGAGATTTCATAGCCTTTAATAATTATCTAAATCTATTAGTATGGCCTATGATGGCTATGGGATGGGTAATAAATTTGCTTCAAAGGGGTATTGCTTCAATGGAAAGAATTAATGCCTTATTAGAGGAAAAACCAGAAATTGTGGATTCGGATAATGCTATTGAATTAAATTCCATGAAAGGTAAAATCGAATTTAAAAACGTCAGCTTTAAATACCCTACTAAGGAAAATTATGCACTAGAAGACATAAATTTTACGATAGAAGAAGGACAGACATTAGCTATAGTGGGTAAAACTGGTAGTGGTAAAACTACAATAGTAAACTTACTACTGCGCCTTTATGATATTAAAGAAGGTAGTATTTTAATAGATGATGTTAATATAAAAAATATTGATTTAAAGTCTCTTCGTGAGAATATAAGCTATGTACCTCAAGATAATTTCTTGTTTTCTACTTCCATAAGGGAAAATATAGGCTTTGCCTTCGATGAACCAATAGATGATGAGACTATGATACAATCCTCTAAATTAGCTCAAGTATATGATAATATAATAGCTTTCCCCAATAAATTTGAAACTGTTCTGGGGGAAAGAGGTGTAACCTTATCAGGAGGTCAAAAACAAAGGGTGTCGATAGCTAGGGCTTTAGCAAAAGATTCTCCAGTTCTAATATTAGATGATAGCCTTTCTGCAGTGGATACGGAAACGGAAGAGAAAATATTAAATGGATTAAAGAACATTGTTAAGAGAAAAACTACTATAATTATAAGCCACCGAATTTCCACCGTTAAAGATGCAGATCACATTATAGTATTAGATGAGGGACGGATTGTAGAACGTGGTACACATGAAAGTCTTTTAGAATTAAATGGGTTATACAGGTATTTATATGAAAAGCAACTTTTAGAAGAAAAAATTTCTTAA
- a CDS encoding YtxH domain-containing protein, which yields MRLMDLLNERKREAERRKKVDTAKKFALGTAIGAIAGLLFAPKSGKETRKDIADKTKEKTENIKTSIKESVATLKDVEEKVKEDVKEKLREFKERDMFEVEIEKYKSNNVEKDQETEEENERQ from the coding sequence ATGAGATTGATGGATTTATTAAATGAAAGAAAAAGAGAAGCGGAAAGAAGGAAAAAGGTAGATACTGCTAAGAAATTTGCCCTGGGCACTGCTATTGGTGCAATTGCTGGTCTTCTATTTGCTCCTAAATCAGGAAAAGAAACTAGAAAAGATATTGCTGATAAGACAAAGGAAAAAACCGAGAATATTAAAACTTCTATAAAGGAATCTGTTGCTACTTTAAAGGATGTAGAAGAAAAAGTGAAAGAGGATGTGAAAGAGAAGTTAAGAGAATTTAAAGAAAGGGATATGTTTGAGGTAGAAATAGAGAAGTATAAATCCAATAATGTTGAAAAAGATCAAGAAACTGAAGAAGAAAATGAAAGGCAATAG
- a CDS encoding diacylglycerol/lipid kinase family protein, whose amino-acid sequence MEKVKIICNPSSGRQIIQKRVDYLCNLLINDGYVVGKFNTKTKDDAMDETIKTCSEDWDLIVVCGGDGTVNEVAKGIAKSNRKVPVAILSAGTVNDFATYMDLPKNIDDFFTMIKNRKTKIVDLGRVNDEYFINVAAGGLLTNVAYQVPPEAKAIFGRMAYYIEGLKEIPKQKFKPIRARFESEEYSEEEDVLLFLISNSASIGGFKRLAPDANVSDGYLDVVIIKKSEVQDLAQIFINIFRGEHVYHPNVVYFKSKRIWIDAEEDVIIDIDGECGGKLPAVFEVVPEGFEIIVPS is encoded by the coding sequence ATGGAGAAGGTAAAAATCATCTGTAATCCTTCATCTGGAAGACAGATTATTCAAAAGAGGGTAGATTATCTATGTAATCTACTAATAAACGATGGTTATGTAGTGGGGAAATTCAATACAAAGACGAAAGATGATGCAATGGATGAAACTATTAAGACCTGTAGTGAGGATTGGGATCTAATCGTAGTCTGTGGTGGAGATGGTACGGTAAACGAAGTGGCAAAGGGGATTGCAAAATCCAATAGGAAGGTTCCTGTAGCAATTCTATCTGCAGGTACGGTAAATGATTTTGCTACTTATATGGATTTGCCAAAGAATATAGATGATTTTTTTACCATGATAAAGAATAGAAAAACAAAGATAGTTGACTTAGGAAGAGTTAATGATGAGTATTTCATAAATGTAGCTGCTGGAGGCTTATTAACCAATGTAGCCTACCAAGTGCCTCCGGAAGCAAAGGCTATCTTTGGGAGGATGGCTTATTATATAGAAGGATTAAAAGAAATACCTAAACAGAAATTTAAACCCATTAGGGCAAGATTTGAAAGTGAAGAGTATTCCGAAGAGGAAGATGTATTGTTATTTTTAATATCTAATAGCGCATCCATAGGTGGTTTTAAAAGGTTAGCGCCAGATGCAAATGTATCGGATGGCTATTTGGATGTAGTCATAATCAAAAAATCAGAAGTTCAAGATTTAGCCCAGATATTTATAAACATATTCAGAGGAGAACATGTTTATCATCCAAATGTAGTATATTTTAAATCTAAAAGGATATGGATAGATGCGGAGGAAGATGTAATAATAGATATAGATGGAGAATGTGGAGGTAAACTACCAGCTGTATTTGAGGTTGTGCCTGAAGGCTTTGAAATTATTGTACCCAGCTAA
- a CDS encoding ABC transporter ATP-binding protein yields the protein MSNNLNEEIIVGKAYDSKLMKRLLKYAKPYWHLLALTIMLMMMITGLELIRPYLIKISIDDYINGYKKPMYEIEISDPYNGTIYNGKKYVRIDSLREEEKEKLKDNTIRTIIKKGGQYYLVNLEEDSSEGILLSKADYQNFRKEDVDGLTKIGFIFLTTIAIAFLFDYLQVYVLNYASQKIIFNIRQEIFSHIQSLSISYFDKNPVGRLVTRVTNDTENLNEMYTGVLVNLFKDIFILVGIMLIMITMNFRLALVSFALIPIILMISIVFRKKVREVYRLGRVQLAKINSTLNENIVGMKTIQIFNKEKKIFNQFDQINRDYLNTSIREVKLYSIFRPSIEVIRSLGLALLLYYGGYQVLSGVIEFGVLYAFVEYLQRFFQPILDITEKYNILQSAMASSERIFAVLDEDTKIANPKNPVPLTQCKGKIEFKNVWFAYEEENWVLKNISFTINPGETVAFVGATGAGKTSIINLITRFYDIQRGEILIDGVNIKDYDKYELRRNIGVVLQDVFLFSGTIKDNIRLNNEHIKDDEIIKISKYVNAHHFIQKLPQQYEEPVMERGSTLSAGERQLLAFARTLAFNPSILILDEATANIDTETELLIQDALAKLIKGRTTIAVAHRLSTIQNADKIIVLKDGSIVEMGNHQELLEKEGIYYDLYRLQFKEDFFA from the coding sequence ATGAGTAATAATCTAAACGAAGAGATAATTGTAGGAAAAGCCTATGATTCAAAGCTGATGAAAAGATTGTTAAAATATGCTAAGCCCTATTGGCATCTATTAGCTTTAACAATCATGTTGATGATGATGATAACTGGTTTAGAGCTTATTAGACCCTATCTTATAAAGATAAGCATAGATGATTATATAAATGGCTACAAAAAACCCATGTATGAAATAGAGATATCTGACCCCTATAATGGAACTATTTACAACGGAAAAAAATATGTTCGAATCGATAGTTTAAGAGAAGAAGAAAAAGAAAAATTAAAAGATAATACAATAAGGACAATAATCAAAAAAGGAGGCCAATACTATCTAGTAAATTTAGAAGAAGATAGTAGTGAAGGTATATTATTATCAAAAGCTGATTACCAAAATTTTAGAAAAGAAGATGTAGACGGCCTTACTAAAATAGGATTTATATTTCTAACCACAATCGCTATAGCTTTTTTATTCGACTACTTGCAAGTCTATGTGCTTAACTATGCCAGCCAAAAAATAATTTTTAATATAAGGCAAGAAATTTTTTCTCACATACAAAGCTTGTCTATATCTTATTTTGATAAAAATCCAGTAGGACGGTTGGTTACTAGGGTTACCAATGATACTGAAAACTTAAATGAAATGTATACTGGCGTATTGGTTAATTTATTTAAGGATATATTTATACTAGTAGGAATCATGTTGATCATGATTACCATGAATTTTAGATTGGCATTGGTATCATTTGCTTTAATACCTATAATACTTATGATCTCCATAGTTTTTAGAAAAAAAGTTAGAGAAGTATACAGGTTAGGTAGGGTTCAATTAGCTAAAATTAATTCCACCTTAAATGAAAATATCGTTGGCATGAAGACTATCCAAATTTTTAATAAAGAGAAGAAGATTTTTAACCAGTTTGACCAAATCAATAGGGACTATTTAAATACATCAATAAGAGAGGTTAAATTATACTCTATTTTTAGGCCTTCCATTGAAGTAATTAGGTCGTTAGGATTGGCATTACTCCTATATTATGGAGGATACCAAGTTCTATCTGGAGTTATAGAATTTGGTGTTTTATACGCTTTCGTTGAATATTTGCAAAGATTTTTCCAACCTATTTTAGATATTACTGAAAAATATAATATACTTCAATCTGCCATGGCATCCAGTGAAAGGATATTCGCTGTTTTAGATGAAGACACTAAAATAGCAAATCCAAAGAATCCTGTACCACTCACTCAATGTAAAGGTAAAATAGAGTTCAAAAACGTGTGGTTTGCTTATGAAGAGGAAAACTGGGTACTAAAGAATATTAGCTTTACAATTAATCCTGGAGAAACGGTGGCATTCGTTGGTGCCACTGGCGCAGGTAAAACTTCTATAATAAATTTAATTACCAGATTCTATGATATTCAAAGGGGAGAAATATTGATTGACGGAGTCAATATAAAAGATTATGATAAATATGAGTTGAGAAGGAATATTGGCGTAGTACTACAGGATGTCTTTTTATTTTCTGGGACTATTAAAGACAACATAAGGCTTAATAATGAACATATTAAAGACGATGAAATAATTAAGATATCAAAATACGTCAATGCCCATCATTTTATTCAAAAACTACCTCAACAATATGAAGAACCTGTTATGGAAAGGGGTTCAACTCTTTCCGCAGGAGAAAGGCAATTACTAGCCTTTGCCAGAACTTTAGCTTTTAACCCAAGCATATTGATTTTAGATGAAGCAACTGCTAATATCGATACTGAAACGGAATTGTTAATTCAAGATGCTTTGGCTAAGCTTATTAAGGGTAGAACCACCATTGCTGTGGCCCACAGATTATCAACTATACAAAATGCAGATAAGATTATAGTCCTTAAAGATGGGTCTATAGTTGAAATGGGGAACCATCAAGAACTATTAGAAAAAGAAGGTATTTATTACGACCTTTACAGATTACAGTTTAAAGAGGATTTCTTTGCATAA